Proteins from one Podospora pseudocomata strain CBS 415.72m chromosome 4, whole genome shotgun sequence genomic window:
- a CDS encoding hypothetical protein (EggNog:ENOG503NZDT; CAZy:AA7; COG:C), with amino-acid sequence MQSLVASLVAVASLISVVKGDTCSELRANTNIEVSAPISPTYIAEQTEYWSASCSALKPSCIIFPKSAAEVSTIISVLNTNDEHFAVKSGGHSPNNYYASVDGGPLISTQNLDHANLDPATGILDFGPGNRLDGLAQKLQGTGWTFVGGRIGNTGTGGLMLGGGLSYMSAQHGWSASSVLEYELVLPNGTITYPSATNHPSLFKALKGGGNNFGIVTNYKTQAYPQGNVWGGNLLFLRTPATDKKILQAVRDFTEYNTDDRAAVIVTAERAQVNLVDSWILFLFYDGPTPPAGTFTNFTSIGPIANTARTRTYADLMTFSNWVVLKGFQVQIGTETIPLPSTTHSVEVLEGIHAHWRNISLTTLAVPGIVASIAYQPFPKRIAAAAREKSPDLIDADPDADKLIIEMNYAFLNPLDYPLMDGKMQETYTGIRERVLSWQAEGKLPDNVDLPVFMNYGFYRQDYFGRLKPENRALAREVAEEVDPEGLFRNRTGGWKP; translated from the coding sequence ATGCAGTCCCTCGTGGCTTCCCTCGTGGCCGTTGCCTCTTTGATCTCGGTGGTGAAGGGAGATACTTGTTCCGAGCTTCGagcaaacaccaacatcgaAGTCTCGGCACCCATCTCGCCGACATATATTGCCGAGCAAACCGAGTACTGGTCCGCATCCTGCAGCGCCCTCAAGCCGTCCTgcatcatcttccccaaGTCTGCAGCCGAAGtatccaccatcatctcggttctcaacaccaacgacGAGCACTTTGCCGTGAAATCCGGTGGCCACTCCCCAAACAACTACTACGCTTCTGTTGACGGCGGTCCCTTGATCTCGACCCAGAACCTCGATCATGCCAACCTCGATCCTGCAaccggcatcctcgacttTGGTCCCGGCAACCGTCTCGACGGCCTGGCCCAGAAGCTCCAAGGCACTGGCTGGACCTTTGTAGGCGGCCGCATCGGCAACACGGGCACAGGCGGTCTCATGCTCGGCGGAGGTCTTTCATACATGTCCGCCCAACACGGCTGGTCTGCGTCCTCCGTCCTCGAATACGAACTTGTCCTCCCCAACGGCACCATCACCTACCCCTCtgcaaccaaccacccctccctatTCAAAGCCCTCAAAGGCGGCGGCAACAACTTCGGCATCGTCACCAACTACAAAACCCAAGCCTACCCACAAGGCAACGTCTGGGGCGGtaacctcctcttcctccgcaCCCCAGCCACAGACAAGAAGATCCTCCAAGCTGTCCGCGACTTCACCGAATACAACACCGACGACCGCGCCGCCGTCATCGTCACGGCCGAGCGCGCACAAGTCAATCTCGTCGACTCCTggatcctcttcctcttctacGACGGCCCTACCCCACCTGCAGGAACCTTCACCAACTTCACCTCCATCGGCCCCATAGCCAACACCGCCCGAACCCGCACCTACGCCGACCTAATGACTTTCTCCAACTGGGTCGTGCTGAAAGGATTCCAAGTCCAAATCGGGACAGAAACAATCCCCTTGCCGTCCACGACTCACTCTGTCGAAGTGTTGGAGGGAATCCACGCCCACTGGAGAaacatctccctcaccacgcTCGCCGTTCCCGGGATTGTGGCTAGCATAGCCTACCAACCGTTCCCTAAACGCATTGCTGCCGCGGCGAGGGAAAAGTCCCCTGATTTGATCGATGCTGATCCTGATGCGGATAAGCTGATTATTGAGATGAATTATGCTTTTCTCAACCCGTTGGATTACCCCCTTATGGATGGCAAAATGCAGGAGACATATACCGGGATCCGGGAAAGGGTCTTGAGCTGGCAGGCGGAGGGGAAATTACCTGATAATGTTGACTTGCCGGTGTTTATGAACTATGGGTTCTACAGACAGGATTATTTCGGGAGGTTGAAGCCGGAGAATAGGgcgttggcgagggaggtggcggaggaggttgatccGGAGGGGTTGTTTAGGAATCGGACTGGGGGGTGGAAGCCATAA